A stretch of DNA from Papio anubis isolate 15944 chromosome 4, Panubis1.0, whole genome shotgun sequence:
TCTTACTACTTAACTGTTTTAACATATAGCATACCATTTTAATAACTGTGTTAATGTCTTTGGCCGATAATTCTAATGCTTTTGTCAGTCTGGGCTggtatttattcattgatttatctCTTCACCATTGGTCATATTTTCTTGCTAATTTTCATGTTTGATACTTTTTTATTGGATGCCAGACATCTGGTTTTGACCTTCTTATGTGCTGAACATTTTCGTACTCCtgtaaatattcttgagctttctTACGGGATGCatttaagttacttggaaacaatTTGATCCTTCAGGTCTTGCTTTTAATATCTAGTAGGCATACTTGATAAGTTTTTAGTCTGGAACCAATTATTTCCCACTAGCGAGGCAAGGCTCTTCTGTGAACTCTACCCAATACCCCACAAATCATAGGCTCTCTTAGTTTTTATGGTCTGTGGTGAGTGCAGGATACTGTCTCCTGTAATATTTTTGACTGGTTCTTTTTGTCACCTCAGGGGGCTTCACCACATGCATGTGGTGATCAGTATTCAATTGAAGACTCAACGGGGACTCTCTGTAGGTGTCTGGATTTCTCTCCCCGTGTAGCTGTCTCATCTCTCAGACTGTTATGTGAACTCTTAGCCACCTTTGTATCTCCAGAATCCCAGCTCTATCTTCTCAAATCAGGGAGTCTGCCAGTTCCACCTGGTTTccataaatgttagttttttttaacgctgcataacaaattaccacaaacttagcaacTTAAAACAGCATAGATTTATTATCTCAAGATTAGTGTGGGCAAGGAGTGTAGACATAGCTTAACTGTATGTTCTCTGCTTTAGGGTTTCACCAGCCTATAATGCTAGCTTAAGTCTAATCAGAGGCTTGACTAGGGAAAGATCTGAACCCTCAGGATGTTGAcagaatttgtttctttgtgaCTGTTACTAAGGGTTTTGACTTTTTCCTGGATGTTGGCTAGAGGCCACCTGCAGTTCTCTGCCATGTTAGCCCTGTTCATAGGCAattcacaaaatagaaatttgCTCCTTGAAGGCCAGCAGGAGAGGAAAAGCAAGTCTTTGTGCAGCCATATAAATCACTGGAGTGACATTCTGTCACCCATGCCATGTTCTATTGGTTAGAAGTAGGTCTCAGATCCCACTCACACTCAAGTGGAGGAGTTCTACAAAGGTGTGAACACCAGGAGCCAGGAATCATTTGAAGTCATCATAGGGTCTGTCTGCTATACCCTCTCTGTGTTGTGACCTGAAAACTCTGTCAAGACAGGAGGCTGGGACAATTGAAAGTCTTGTCTTGTTTTCCAATTCTCAGTGATTACTCTGTTCAGTGTCTTCAACACTGTCATTTTatatcatttgtccattttttggttgtttcacaTGGGGCAGGAAGTGGGTATCTGATCCTTGTTATGCTATTTTGATCTGACaaggattttgatttttaaatttagtttttctgtCTGTTGTCAGGGTATGGAAGTGttgtagcttttaaaaagttgatattaTATTGAGATTCGTTGCTTTACTTTTATTACCTCTAATTATCtatctaaaattattatttttctttctcatcagtactcataccttttatttttatttctgtttttaaagttattagaTAGATGAGACCTGTGGTAAAATGCTAAAAGAAGCAGTGATAGTCTGCATCTTTTGTTGTTCTAAATTTTAATACAAATGCCTGCAATGTTTGagagaaattctcttttttcatctGTCCACTTTTAGATGTTTTTCAGTATCTttacattgatttaaaaattttaaaagtttttataacTGCTACTCACGGAGGAGTTTATGTAATCAATTCACTTCCCCATCATTAATAGGAGTATTCatcattaactttttaaaaatcaattataatttgatttattaaaatttcatgagTTTTTTCAAATACAGTTCATCATCGTTGGtagttttttgttcctttttaatttgggctgtgtgtgtatgatattttaagaaatatttcatagCTACTTAGTACACTGTAACTAGTACTGTGATATTAAAGTTTCTGAGTCTACTTCCGTTgggtttttaaatctttttgatcTTGTTCATAGGGACATGATTTAGGTTCACTTTACTGAATTAATTCCATCTGAATACTCAAGTGAATTGGAGATGGTTTCCTGTAGAGAAGATTGCATTTGCTTCTACTGGATGTCAAGAATTCAACTAATTTTGGATAACTTTAGTCTCCTGGAAGGTCCTAAATTAATACAGAACACTCCAAATCAGCTCTCCAATTTTACTGACAACCCAAGATTGATTTCTTCATCTCAGGATTGGTACCAGCATTTGTCTATTGGTCAGCTCTGCCTTCCTTGTTCATGTATTCCTCATGGGCCTCAACTCCAGTTTGTgctcctcatttaaaaaaaaattgtttgctccatctttggaattttctttatttttctggtgAGCTCATCAATtataaaaattctgtttcttttaataaatgtagCCTCTATTTGCACCTAGCAAGATGATGCTTCAGAATATCCAGTCCAATTTACTATCTTTTCTGACATTTGTCTTTACCTATGTTTCAGTGATCAATCCGAAGGACGTCCGGGCTAAAATCTGGCTAAAATGAGTCATGTGTCCACTTatcattttctaaggagaaaactATAGAAGAGAATTAACAACATATGATCAAAGGAACTTTACagtttatgtaatattattttattgccaTTTTCATTATATTCAGTAGAAACAGTAGtactagaaagaagaaaatgagtttttaggAACATAAAACtggctttaaatatttgaaaatcagagGAATTTTATGTTTACAGATTTCAAAAGGCTTTGATATTATATTTCAATGCAGACAGTAACTTACCATATGATTTGGTTCATTAATAATTGGAGTGATGTTAAGATTTAAACATTTCATAGAATCTCAAATATGACATCAGGTACCACATTTTACAGGGAAAGCACTGTGATTCACCCACTAGTGAGTAAATAATAACTGGGATCTGTAACTATAACCTAGGAGTCCTGCGTTCTAGTCTAATAACTGTTCTTGAAACTATCATTAACTTTTTGGGTATAATAAACAGCAAGCTGCAGAGTAAATTGCACATACTAAAGAGTAAGCAACAAAACAAAGTGCACATGCTGTGCAATATGCAAAGCAACAGAATTAGCAATCTGAGACACAactgaatacaaaataaaacacacagttGTGTTTTGATTAAGGCTCTTTTCAGGCAATTTGCTTCAGCCAAGGCTGTGTAACTTCTCTGAGTTTCCATGTACTTTATAAGGCTCTCTTTGAATTCCTTTAATTTTTGATCTGATCCCACAGATCCACATTTAGACCTCTGTATTAGGCTGTACAGCCCATTGGTATAGTGATCACCATTTTTCTCCATCAACAGATCCTCAATCAAGTCCATTAGCTCCTTCACTTGGTCATCCTGATTTCTCCCTTCAGCACGGTTATTAAAGGCACAGATTCGCCCACCACATGCTGCCACCAGCTTGCTTAGGGCTTTGTTATCAGAGTTGCGCGTGTAATCCATCAGGGAGCCACCACTGAGGTCTTCCTTGTGGGTAAAGAGGACAATTGTGTGTCCCATGGCATCCCCTCCAAAGATCTCCTTCACCCTCTGTGCAGCCTCCTGGTCCTGTGAGGTGTAGCGGCCCAGCTGAGTCACCAGGAGCAGCACATGGGGTCCTGGTGCAGAGAGCAAGTAGCACCTCTGCACCTCTTTGTACAGAGCTTCATAGTGGTCCTTCCAAGAAAACATATCTGGTGTGTCAATAATGACAATCTCTCTATCTCCCCAGCTTCCCTGACTTTTGCTGCAAGTCTTAGTCAAGGTCCGGGAACTCAGCTTCGATTCAAATGCTTGCTTCCTGAGGATGCTGTTCCCTGCAGCACTTTTGCCGGCTCCTGTTTTGCCCACAAGGATGATTCTCAGCTCAGATCTGCTGGCACATTGGCCCTTTGCATGTGATCCTGTGAGGAGCAAGTTTACTGTGTTTATCACCACATTGATCATggcagtggaattttttttttttctttttctgtcttttttttgagaccaagtctcactctgtcacccaggctggagtgcagtgtcacaatctaggctcactgcaagctccacctcctggtttcacgccattctcctgcctcagtctcccgagtaactgggactataggcgcccaccaccgcgcccggctaatttttttttttttttgtatttttagtagagatggggtttcaccccatggtctcgatctcctgacgtgatctgcccacctccgcctcccaaa
This window harbors:
- the GIMAP2 gene encoding GTPase IMAP family member 2; its protein translation is MPSPCPGTSPGSHAKGQCASRSELRIILVGKTGAGKSAAGNSILRKQAFESKLSSRTLTKTCSKSQGSWGDREIVIIDTPDMFSWKDHYEALYKEVQRCYLLSAPGPHVLLLVTQLGRYTSQDQEAAQRVKEIFGGDAMGHTIVLFTHKEDLSGGSLMDYTRNSDNKALSKLVAACGGRICAFNNRAEGRNQDDQVKELMDLIEDLLMEKNGDHYTNGLYSLIQRSKCGSVGSDQKLKEFKESLIKYMETQRSYTALAEANCLKRALIKTQLCVLFCIQLCLRLLILLLCILHSMCTLFCCLLFSMCNLLCSLLFIIPKKLMIVSRTVIRLERRTPRL